The proteins below are encoded in one region of Tsuneonella sp. CC-YZS046:
- a CDS encoding SDR family NAD(P)-dependent oxidoreductase, with protein sequence MSERRVAVITGAASGVGAACAEWFARQSFDVLVNYRASEASARTVVEQCRTLGADALAVQGDVAEDTDCRRIAAEAVKRWGRIDVLVNSAGTTLFRSLTDLDALDLDDFLGIYAVNAVGPYQMTRAVAPHMDAGSAIVNVSSVGGLNGTGSSYAYAASKGALNTLTLALARNLAPDIRVNAVLPGMIEGKWLLEGVGEDAYNELRNKFAGDAALERVATPAQIAETVGWLAISAELLTGQLITADAGLLLGRPPKVLK encoded by the coding sequence ATGAGCGAGCGTCGCGTTGCAGTGATAACAGGGGCAGCCTCCGGCGTGGGGGCGGCCTGCGCGGAATGGTTCGCCCGGCAGTCCTTCGACGTGCTCGTCAATTACCGCGCGAGCGAGGCATCCGCCCGCACCGTCGTCGAGCAGTGCCGGACCTTGGGCGCAGATGCCCTGGCCGTGCAGGGGGACGTGGCGGAAGACACCGACTGCAGGCGGATCGCCGCGGAAGCGGTGAAGCGCTGGGGCCGCATCGATGTCCTGGTGAACAGCGCGGGCACGACGCTGTTCCGCTCCTTGACGGATCTCGACGCGCTCGATCTCGACGACTTCCTCGGCATCTACGCGGTAAACGCCGTCGGCCCCTACCAGATGACGCGGGCCGTGGCGCCGCACATGGATGCGGGCAGCGCGATCGTGAACGTGTCGTCCGTCGGCGGCCTCAACGGCACCGGCAGTTCCTACGCCTATGCCGCGTCGAAAGGCGCGCTCAACACGCTGACGCTGGCCCTGGCCCGCAATCTCGCGCCCGATATCCGGGTCAATGCGGTGCTGCCCGGAATGATCGAAGGCAAATGGCTGCTGGAGGGGGTGGGCGAGGACGCCTACAACGAGCTGCGCAACAAATTTGCCGGCGACGCCGCGCTCGAACGGGTCGCGACGCCCGCCCAGATCGCCGAAACCGTGGGCTGGCTCGCCATATCCGCCGAGCTGCTGACCGGGCAGCTGATTACCGCCGATGCCGGGCTGCTGCTGGGGCGCCCGCCCAAGGTATTGAAATAA
- a CDS encoding BrnA antitoxin family protein: MNKPFDDNPEWTKEDFARARPADQVHPKHVLNALVRKPGRPAGSTKPDAKQLISLRLDKDIIAKFKAGGPGWQSRMNEALRKAAEKAAR; the protein is encoded by the coding sequence ATGAATAAGCCCTTCGATGACAACCCGGAATGGACCAAGGAAGACTTTGCCAGGGCCAGGCCCGCGGATCAGGTCCACCCCAAGCATGTCCTCAATGCCCTGGTCCGCAAGCCGGGCCGCCCGGCCGGCTCCACCAAGCCGGATGCCAAGCAGCTGATTTCGCTGCGCCTGGACAAGGATATCATCGCCAAGTTCAAGGCGGGCGGCCCGGGCTGGCAAAGCCGGATGAATGAAGCCCTGCGCAAGGCGGCGGAGAAGGCTGCACGCTGA
- a CDS encoding VOC family protein has product MLAGIRPCQIAYYVPDIREAALQHHRLFGSGPYFVAESIDFAVHEHRGVQCEWDQSSSFGYWGDIMMEFMVQNKPGRSVLEDVMALNKAPSGMHHVGYYVDDPEAVVAGFEKIGCPKAMRAVLANGIEVFMVDTIPLYGHMIELYEPTPTLMEVHGFIRQATQDFDGTDPVRDFAL; this is encoded by the coding sequence ATGCTTGCCGGAATCAGACCCTGCCAGATCGCCTATTACGTGCCCGACATCCGGGAAGCGGCGTTGCAGCATCACCGGCTGTTCGGCTCCGGCCCCTATTTCGTCGCGGAAAGCATAGATTTCGCCGTGCATGAGCATCGCGGCGTGCAGTGCGAATGGGATCAGTCGTCCTCCTTCGGCTATTGGGGCGACATCATGATGGAGTTCATGGTGCAGAACAAGCCGGGCCGCTCCGTGCTGGAGGATGTGATGGCGCTGAACAAAGCGCCGTCGGGGATGCATCATGTCGGCTATTACGTGGACGATCCCGAAGCGGTGGTGGCCGGGTTCGAGAAGATCGGCTGCCCCAAGGCGATGCGCGCGGTGCTGGCCAACGGCATCGAGGTGTTCATGGTCGATACGATCCCGCTCTACGGCCATATGATCGAACTCTACGAGCCGACCCCCACGCTGATGGAAGTGCATGGCTTCATCCGCCAGGCGACGCAGGATTTCGACGGGACCGACCCGGTCCGCGACTTCGCGCTCTGA
- a CDS encoding TonB-dependent receptor plug domain-containing protein — MSPSIRLALGASAMLFAQDPAHAQEQAPASHAEAAEEIIVQATRSGRRLQDEPVRVEVVNREEIEEKILMRPGNIATILSETGGLRVQVTSPALGAANVRVQGMDGRFTQLLADGLPLYGGQASSLGLLQIPPTDLGQVEVIKGAASALYGPSALGGVINLVSRRPSDIAEGEMLLNATTRNGQDATAYLAAPLGEGLGASITGGYHRQSRQDLDDDGWADMPGYERWTVRPRLFWEGAEGASLFLTAGAMKEERRGGTLPGGTAPDGSPFPQGQDTERYDAGLVAKLPVGDTVAAHLRASGMAQDHTHRFGEVVEDDRHRTLFTEASLSGKAGGTAWVGGFAYQIDSFRSRTFPAFDYTYRVPGIFGQLEQELGGSVTLAASARTDFHNRYGTQFSPRLSLLYRTGPWTVRASGGRGFYAPTPFVEEIEAAGLSRLEPLGRLRAESARTASLDIGYARGPLEANLTLFGADVRNTTRIEPLENDPARVRLVNVAGLTRIRGSELLLRYRWDSFVVTGSYVYVDASEPDPDGFGRRTKPLTPKHTAGLVAMWEERGKGRIGLEVYYTGRQALDDNPYRRQSKPYFEIGLLGEVAVGKARLFANAENILGIRQTRYDPLLRPSRAADGRWTVDAWAPTEGFVLNAGIRLRFGGED, encoded by the coding sequence ATGTCACCGTCAATCAGGCTCGCGCTGGGCGCGAGCGCAATGCTATTTGCCCAAGACCCTGCCCATGCGCAGGAGCAAGCCCCCGCCAGCCACGCCGAAGCAGCCGAAGAGATCATCGTCCAGGCGACCCGCTCGGGCCGCCGCCTGCAGGACGAGCCGGTCCGGGTCGAAGTGGTCAACCGCGAGGAGATCGAGGAGAAGATCCTCATGCGCCCCGGCAACATCGCCACGATCCTGAGCGAGACCGGCGGCCTCCGGGTGCAGGTCACGTCGCCCGCGCTCGGCGCCGCCAATGTGCGGGTGCAGGGCATGGATGGCCGCTTCACCCAGCTTCTGGCGGATGGGTTGCCGCTCTACGGCGGACAGGCGTCATCGCTCGGCCTGCTGCAGATACCACCCACCGACCTGGGCCAGGTGGAAGTGATCAAGGGCGCGGCATCGGCCCTCTACGGCCCGTCCGCGCTGGGCGGAGTCATCAATCTCGTGTCGCGCCGCCCGTCCGACATCGCGGAAGGCGAAATGCTGCTCAACGCCACCACTCGCAACGGGCAGGATGCCACCGCCTATCTGGCGGCGCCCCTGGGCGAAGGCCTGGGCGCGTCCATCACCGGCGGATACCATCGCCAGAGCCGGCAGGACCTGGACGACGACGGCTGGGCCGACATGCCGGGCTACGAACGCTGGACCGTGCGCCCGCGCCTGTTCTGGGAAGGCGCGGAAGGGGCATCGCTGTTCCTCACCGCCGGCGCGATGAAGGAGGAGCGGCGCGGCGGCACCCTGCCCGGCGGCACCGCTCCCGACGGCAGCCCGTTCCCGCAGGGGCAGGACACCGAACGCTACGACGCCGGGCTGGTAGCGAAGCTCCCGGTGGGCGATACGGTGGCCGCGCATCTGCGGGCCTCGGGCATGGCGCAGGACCATACGCACCGCTTCGGCGAGGTGGTGGAGGATGATCGCCACCGGACCCTGTTCACCGAAGCCTCGCTGTCCGGCAAGGCGGGCGGCACCGCATGGGTCGGCGGCTTCGCCTATCAGATCGACAGCTTCCGCTCGCGGACCTTTCCGGCCTTCGACTACACCTACCGGGTTCCCGGCATCTTCGGCCAGCTGGAGCAGGAGCTGGGCGGCAGCGTGACGCTGGCGGCAAGCGCCCGGACCGACTTCCACAATCGCTATGGCACGCAGTTCAGCCCGCGCCTGTCGCTGCTCTACCGGACCGGGCCCTGGACGGTAAGGGCATCGGGCGGGCGCGGCTTCTACGCGCCCACGCCCTTCGTCGAGGAGATCGAGGCGGCCGGCCTGTCGCGGCTCGAGCCGCTGGGCCGCCTGCGCGCCGAAAGCGCAAGGACCGCTTCGCTGGATATCGGCTATGCGCGCGGGCCGCTGGAGGCGAACCTCACCCTGTTCGGCGCCGATGTCCGCAACACGACCCGGATCGAGCCGCTGGAAAACGACCCGGCTCGCGTTCGCCTCGTCAATGTCGCCGGGCTGACGCGGATCAGGGGCTCCGAGCTGCTGCTGCGCTATCGCTGGGACAGCTTCGTGGTGACCGGCAGCTATGTCTATGTGGACGCGTCCGAACCGGACCCGGACGGTTTCGGGCGCAGGACCAAGCCGCTGACGCCGAAGCACACCGCTGGTCTCGTCGCCATGTGGGAGGAGCGCGGCAAGGGCCGGATCGGGCTGGAGGTCTATTACACCGGCAGGCAAGCGCTCGACGACAATCCCTATCGCCGCCAGAGCAAGCCCTATTTCGAGATCGGACTGCTGGGAGAAGTGGCGGTCGGCAAGGCCCGGCTGTTCGCCAACGCGGAGAACATCCTCGGCATCCGGCAAACCCGTTACGATCCGCTGCTCAGGCCCAGCCGGGCGGCCGACGGACGCTGGACCGTGGACGCCTGGGCGCCGACCGAAGGCTTCGTGCTCAACGCGGGAATCCGGCTGCGGTTCGGCGGGGAGGACTGA
- a CDS encoding MaoC/PaaZ C-terminal domain-containing protein: MTDLGLAIGDRTQFSKTVSESDVYLFAGIVGDFSANHVNEHAMRQTPFGGRIAHGALLVGYMSTCSTAMAQKAADNGCRAVPVALGFDRIRFVKPVRIGDTIRIDYVVAGIESESRRSHAEVTVNNQDDEVVAVAHHIIKWVDE; the protein is encoded by the coding sequence ATGACAGATCTCGGGCTCGCCATCGGCGACCGCACCCAGTTCAGCAAGACCGTGAGCGAGAGCGACGTCTATCTCTTCGCCGGGATCGTGGGGGATTTTTCCGCCAATCATGTGAACGAGCACGCCATGCGCCAGACCCCGTTCGGCGGCCGCATCGCCCATGGCGCGCTGCTGGTGGGCTATATGTCCACCTGTTCCACCGCCATGGCGCAGAAGGCGGCGGACAATGGCTGCAGGGCCGTGCCGGTCGCGCTGGGCTTCGACCGCATCCGCTTTGTCAAGCCCGTGCGGATCGGCGATACGATCCGCATCGACTATGTGGTGGCCGGGATCGAATCCGAATCCCGCAGGAGCCACGCCGAGGTTACAGTGAACAATCAGGATGATGAGGTCGTTGCCGTGGCCCATCACATCATCAAATGGGTGGATGAATGA
- a CDS encoding BrnT family toxin, which yields MKIEFDPAKNERNIRERGLSFEDYQGFDNIPVVVIDDRRDYGETRFRAFGRIGGKGYMIVYTETDAGIRLISFRRAREKEMRRYE from the coding sequence GTGAAGATCGAATTCGACCCAGCGAAGAACGAACGGAATATCCGGGAACGCGGACTTTCCTTCGAGGATTACCAGGGCTTCGATAATATCCCTGTCGTGGTGATCGATGATCGTCGCGATTATGGCGAAACCCGTTTCCGTGCTTTCGGCCGGATCGGCGGCAAGGGTTACATGATCGTTTATACTGAAACCGATGCGGGCATCCGGCTGATCAGCTTCCGCCGGGCCCGCGAAAAGGAGATGAGGCGCTATGAATAA
- a CDS encoding complex I NDUFA9 subunit family protein, producing MALKHELDGKLVVLIGGSGFFGSYVAQQLLSCGARLRVASRHPEAAFKLKPLANLGQIQFARCDVTKPESIAAIMHGADAAIYMVGAFSGDLAALHKTGPAIAAGAARNAGADAFVHISALGADAASEVYYAQTKAEGEDAVRAAFPKATILRPSVLFGEDDDFINMFARMIAGFPAMPVFGPEARLQPLWVDDAARAAVNALADPERHGGKTYEIAGPEALTMAQINRAIAQAQGRDRLFIELPDAVSSAFATLTGWLPGAPLTQDQWRLLKAGNVPSGDRPGIKALGVSPSPLGLFLDRWMVRYRKHGRFGVKASAARR from the coding sequence ATGGCGCTCAAACACGAACTCGACGGCAAATTGGTGGTTCTGATCGGCGGAAGCGGCTTCTTCGGCAGCTATGTCGCGCAGCAATTGCTTTCCTGTGGGGCACGCCTGCGCGTGGCCAGCCGCCACCCCGAAGCGGCGTTCAAGCTGAAGCCGCTCGCGAATCTGGGCCAGATCCAGTTCGCGCGGTGCGACGTCACGAAACCGGAGAGCATCGCGGCCATCATGCACGGCGCGGATGCAGCCATCTACATGGTCGGCGCATTCTCCGGCGATCTGGCGGCATTGCACAAAACAGGTCCGGCGATTGCGGCAGGCGCGGCGCGCAACGCCGGCGCGGACGCTTTCGTGCATATTTCGGCGCTGGGCGCGGATGCGGCGTCCGAAGTCTATTATGCGCAGACCAAGGCCGAAGGCGAGGACGCCGTTCGTGCCGCCTTCCCCAAGGCGACGATCCTGCGGCCATCTGTGCTATTCGGCGAGGATGACGATTTCATCAATATGTTTGCCCGTATGATCGCTGGTTTTCCGGCCATGCCGGTGTTCGGCCCCGAGGCGCGGCTCCAGCCGCTGTGGGTCGACGACGCCGCGCGGGCCGCGGTCAACGCGCTGGCCGACCCGGAGCGGCACGGCGGCAAGACCTACGAGATCGCGGGGCCGGAAGCGCTGACCATGGCCCAGATCAACCGCGCCATCGCCCAGGCCCAGGGCCGCGACCGCCTTTTCATCGAACTGCCCGACGCGGTTTCCTCGGCCTTCGCCACGCTGACCGGCTGGCTGCCCGGAGCGCCGCTGACCCAGGACCAGTGGCGCCTGCTCAAGGCCGGCAACGTGCCTTCGGGCGACCGGCCGGGGATCAAGGCGCTGGGCGTCAGCCCCAGCCCGCTGGGCCTGTTCCTGGATCGCTGGATGGTGCGCTATCGTAAGCACGGCCGGTTCGGCGTGAAGGCCAGCGCGGCGCGGCGCTGA
- a CDS encoding nuclear transport factor 2 family protein, producing the protein MQAGFDLGLEEARFSATIAHDVEAMRACLRDDFTFIHSSGRIDGKQSYLDLLGSGTLRYLEMQWSDMRLLARIGPMAQVFSRLDFTADFGGSDVAVSAYIVSTWIEEDGAWRVLTVQSSGLPQGH; encoded by the coding sequence ATGCAGGCCGGGTTCGACCTTGGATTGGAAGAGGCGCGGTTTTCCGCAACGATAGCCCATGATGTCGAGGCCATGCGGGCCTGCCTGCGCGACGATTTCACCTTCATCCATTCGAGCGGGCGGATCGACGGCAAGCAGAGCTATCTCGACCTGCTCGGCAGCGGGACCCTGCGCTATCTCGAGATGCAGTGGAGCGACATGCGCCTGCTCGCCCGGATCGGCCCCATGGCCCAGGTGTTCTCCCGGCTCGACTTCACTGCGGATTTTGGAGGCAGCGATGTGGCCGTCAGCGCCTATATCGTCTCCACCTGGATCGAGGAGGACGGCGCCTGGCGCGTGCTCACCGTTCAGTCGTCCGGCCTTCCCCAGGGCCACTGA
- a CDS encoding enoyl-CoA hydratase/isomerase family protein, which translates to MTETIEIGAFTMEVRADGVAVVTFSRPPVNAISLSVYQDIGHFADHVASDERIKVIIITAPDDARAWCGGADLHDFKGMTAARRKERYDFINEQLPRFHKIDRPMIAAIRGATIGVGVMLAGMCDLRIVSETARFACPEVDYGLIGGSAGLLATLRMPEAKIREMVYTGRAFTAGQLEATGFFNYVVPAAAVLPLALDLGQEIARKPLQTLRARKLASLMFEGPEWMDAYMEAQEMSSSLVEAPSSEAAVHSALKGGRRR; encoded by the coding sequence ATGACTGAAACTATCGAAATCGGCGCCTTCACGATGGAGGTGCGGGCCGATGGCGTCGCCGTCGTCACCTTTTCACGCCCTCCGGTCAACGCGATCTCGCTTTCGGTCTATCAGGACATCGGGCACTTCGCCGATCACGTCGCCAGCGACGAACGGATCAAGGTCATCATCATCACCGCCCCGGACGATGCGCGGGCCTGGTGCGGCGGCGCGGATCTGCATGATTTCAAGGGCATGACCGCCGCCAGGCGCAAGGAACGCTACGACTTCATCAACGAGCAATTGCCGCGCTTCCACAAGATCGACCGCCCGATGATCGCGGCGATCAGGGGCGCGACGATCGGCGTCGGGGTGATGCTGGCCGGAATGTGCGACCTGCGCATTGTCAGCGAGACGGCCCGCTTTGCGTGCCCGGAAGTGGATTACGGCCTGATCGGGGGCAGCGCCGGCCTGCTCGCGACCCTGCGCATGCCCGAAGCGAAGATCCGCGAGATGGTCTATACCGGGCGAGCCTTCACCGCGGGCCAGCTGGAAGCCACCGGCTTCTTCAACTATGTGGTTCCCGCAGCCGCGGTTCTCCCGCTCGCGCTCGATCTCGGGCAGGAAATCGCGCGCAAGCCCTTGCAAACGCTGCGGGCACGCAAACTGGCCTCGCTGATGTTCGAGGGGCCGGAATGGATGGACGCCTATATGGAAGCGCAGGAAATGTCTTCCTCGCTGGTCGAGGCGCCATCGAGCGAAGCCGCCGTCCATTCCGCGCTCAAGGGTGGGCGCAGGCGCTAG
- a CDS encoding FMN-binding glutamate synthase family protein: MTLRHTALLLSILGLAVTLFLRPAGFWGGAATVAFAVLVAVGIRDLWQPHHSLLRNYPVIGHVRWLVEMIRPEIRQYLLESDTDATPFSRAQRSLVYRRAKEAPSDHPFGTLMDVYADDYEFIQHSLAPVPVPDPASFRVTVGNAQCSRPYSASVLNISAMSFGALSANAIRALNAGAARGGFFHDTGEGSISPYHREHGGDITWQIASGYFGCRDELGRFDPDRFAAQAATDQVRMIELKLSQGAKPGHGGVLPGRKVTPEIAATRGIATGVDCISPACHSAFGTPLEMMAFLQQLRTLSGGKPVGFKLCVGLPWEFMAIVKAMLATGVMPDFIVVDGAEGGTGAAPVEFSDHIGVPMREGLLFVHNTLVGAGLRDQIRVGVAGKLISAFDLAAVLAIGADWANSARGFMFALGCIQSMSCHTNYCPTGIATQDHRRSRALVVPEKAERVWRYHARTVQALAELLAAAGLHHPDELRPHHLVHRVSTVETRQFDRMHYFAEHNDLVEKRAASRFYRDNWDRARPDRFTPA; this comes from the coding sequence ATGACTTTAAGGCATACGGCGCTTCTGCTTTCCATTCTCGGACTGGCCGTGACGCTGTTCCTGCGCCCGGCCGGTTTCTGGGGCGGCGCCGCCACCGTGGCTTTCGCGGTGCTGGTTGCGGTTGGCATCCGGGATCTTTGGCAGCCGCACCATTCCCTGCTGCGCAATTATCCTGTCATCGGCCATGTGCGCTGGCTGGTCGAGATGATCCGTCCGGAAATCCGCCAGTATCTGCTGGAGAGCGATACCGATGCGACGCCCTTTTCCAGGGCGCAGCGATCGCTGGTCTACAGGCGCGCCAAGGAAGCGCCCTCGGATCATCCTTTCGGGACGCTGATGGACGTCTATGCCGATGATTATGAGTTCATCCAGCATTCGCTGGCGCCGGTTCCGGTTCCCGACCCGGCTTCCTTCCGGGTGACTGTCGGAAATGCCCAGTGCTCGCGGCCCTATAGCGCGAGCGTATTGAACATCTCCGCCATGAGCTTCGGTGCCTTGTCGGCCAATGCGATCCGGGCGCTCAACGCCGGCGCTGCCCGAGGCGGGTTCTTCCATGACACCGGCGAAGGAAGCATCAGCCCTTACCATCGCGAACACGGCGGCGACATCACGTGGCAGATCGCGTCGGGCTATTTCGGCTGCCGCGACGAACTCGGGCGTTTCGATCCGGACCGCTTCGCCGCCCAGGCCGCTACCGACCAGGTGCGGATGATCGAACTGAAGCTGAGCCAGGGCGCCAAGCCGGGCCATGGCGGGGTCCTGCCCGGGCGCAAGGTGACGCCGGAGATTGCCGCCACGCGCGGCATCGCCACTGGCGTAGACTGTATCTCGCCGGCTTGCCATTCGGCGTTCGGCACGCCGCTGGAAATGATGGCGTTCCTTCAGCAGTTGCGCACGCTGTCCGGGGGCAAGCCGGTCGGCTTCAAACTGTGCGTCGGCCTGCCGTGGGAGTTCATGGCGATCGTGAAGGCGATGCTGGCGACGGGCGTCATGCCCGACTTTATCGTCGTTGACGGCGCCGAAGGGGGGACCGGCGCGGCGCCGGTCGAATTCAGCGACCATATCGGCGTTCCGATGCGCGAGGGATTGCTGTTCGTTCACAACACCCTGGTAGGCGCGGGCCTGCGCGATCAGATTCGGGTGGGCGTGGCGGGAAAGCTGATTAGCGCCTTCGATCTGGCGGCGGTGCTCGCAATCGGAGCCGATTGGGCAAACTCGGCGCGTGGCTTCATGTTCGCGCTCGGGTGCATCCAGTCGATGAGTTGCCACACCAATTACTGCCCGACCGGCATCGCGACGCAGGATCACCGGCGGAGCCGGGCGCTGGTGGTGCCGGAAAAGGCCGAGCGGGTTTGGCGCTATCATGCGCGCACCGTGCAGGCGCTTGCCGAGCTTCTCGCGGCTGCCGGGCTTCACCATCCCGACGAACTCAGGCCCCATCATCTGGTGCATCGGGTCAGCACTGTCGAAACCCGGCAGTTCGACAGAATGCACTATTTCGCCGAGCATAACGATCTGGTCGAGAAGCGCGCGGCATCGCGCTTTTATCGGGACAACTGGGATCGGGCGCGGCCGGATCGCTTCACGCCGGCTTGA
- the gdhA gene encoding NADP-specific glutamate dehydrogenase, with protein sequence MPKIDEKLEPILAQVQRRNAGEAEFHQAVTEVLESLGRVVAKRPDYLDHALIERICEPERQIIFRVPWVDDGGDVRINRGFRVQFNSALGPYKGGLRFHPSVNIGIIKFLGFEQIFKNALTGLPIGGGKGGSDFDPKGRSDGEIMRFCQSYMTELHRHLGEYTDVPAGDIGVGGREIGYLFGQYKRLTNRYEAGVLTGKGLVYGGSRARTEATGYGAVYFVERMLGTRGTEFAGKRAVVSGSGNVAIYTIEKIQELGGKVVACSDSGGYVVDEDGIDLELLKDIKEVRRERISEYAARQSRAHFIDSGSIWDVPCDIAMPSATQNELTGGDARKLIANGVIAVGEGANMPSTPEAVRLFQEAGILFGPGKAANAGGVATSALEMQQNASRDSWTFEQTERRLAEIMRGIHDICAATAEEYGKPGDYVLGANIAGFVRVAEAMRAFGVI encoded by the coding sequence ATGCCGAAAATTGATGAGAAACTGGAACCCATCCTGGCTCAGGTTCAGCGCCGCAATGCGGGCGAAGCCGAATTTCACCAGGCCGTCACCGAAGTTCTGGAAAGCCTGGGCCGGGTCGTCGCCAAGCGGCCGGATTATCTCGATCACGCCCTGATCGAACGGATATGCGAGCCGGAGCGCCAGATCATCTTCCGGGTGCCCTGGGTCGACGATGGCGGTGACGTGCGGATCAACCGGGGTTTTCGGGTGCAGTTCAATTCGGCGCTCGGCCCCTACAAGGGCGGCCTGCGCTTCCATCCTTCGGTGAATATCGGGATCATCAAGTTCCTGGGCTTCGAGCAGATTTTCAAGAACGCCCTCACCGGGCTGCCGATCGGCGGCGGCAAGGGCGGATCGGACTTCGATCCCAAGGGCCGCTCGGATGGCGAGATCATGCGGTTCTGCCAGTCCTACATGACCGAGCTGCACCGCCATCTGGGCGAATACACGGACGTTCCGGCCGGCGACATCGGGGTCGGCGGGCGTGAGATCGGCTATCTTTTCGGCCAGTACAAGCGCCTCACCAACCGTTACGAGGCGGGCGTCCTTACCGGCAAGGGCCTGGTCTATGGCGGGTCGCGCGCGCGGACCGAGGCAACCGGCTATGGCGCCGTCTATTTCGTGGAGCGGATGCTCGGCACGCGCGGGACCGAGTTTGCGGGCAAGCGCGCGGTGGTGTCCGGTTCGGGCAATGTCGCCATCTATACCATCGAGAAGATTCAGGAGCTTGGCGGCAAGGTCGTCGCCTGTTCGGATTCGGGCGGCTATGTCGTGGACGAGGACGGCATCGACCTCGAACTGCTCAAGGACATCAAGGAGGTCCGGCGCGAACGGATCTCGGAATATGCGGCCCGGCAATCGCGCGCGCACTTCATCGACAGCGGCTCCATCTGGGACGTGCCTTGCGATATCGCGATGCCGTCGGCGACGCAGAACGAACTGACCGGCGGGGATGCCCGCAAGCTGATCGCCAATGGCGTTATCGCCGTGGGCGAGGGGGCCAACATGCCGTCGACTCCGGAAGCGGTCCGGCTGTTTCAGGAAGCGGGCATCCTGTTCGGCCCCGGCAAGGCCGCCAATGCCGGCGGCGTGGCGACCTCCGCGCTGGAAATGCAGCAGAACGCTTCGCGCGACAGCTGGACTTTCGAGCAGACGGAGCGGCGGCTGGCCGAGATCATGCGTGGCATCCACGATATTTGCGCCGCGACGGCGGAAGAATACGGAAAGCCCGGCGATTATGTGCTGGGCGCGAATATCGCGGGTTTCGTGCGGGTCGCGGAAGCCATGAGGGCGTTCGGCGTGATATAG
- a CDS encoding sugar phosphate isomerase/epimerase, protein MSQPKLIASYFTLAGNIIPFASSDPAPFGLKERAEAAAAAGFVGIGLETNDLAHYVRTIGYGGIRKIMADAGLDYIEFEVLTDWFTEGERRAASDANRAFLLEAAAELGAAQIKTVGELFLAPGPASVSSWPLEKVGDDFGQLCREAAKAGTRVSIELVPGAAIQDLETGRRVVDHASEPNGGLLIDIWHMARGGISYDDVANLPPYLVTAVEVDDAMKQQVGTIFEDTINNRKLPGEGELDVPAFLHSIMLTGYQGVYGIEIVSDEHRRRTLEDAARSSFDSTMAQFEKARSLGSGPVDGVSRGGASAG, encoded by the coding sequence ATGTCACAACCGAAGCTGATCGCGTCATATTTCACGCTGGCCGGCAACATCATTCCCTTCGCCTCGTCCGATCCCGCCCCGTTCGGGCTGAAGGAACGCGCGGAAGCGGCGGCCGCGGCAGGCTTCGTCGGCATCGGGCTGGAGACCAACGATCTTGCCCATTACGTGAGGACCATCGGCTATGGCGGTATCCGCAAGATCATGGCCGATGCCGGGCTGGACTATATCGAATTCGAAGTGCTGACGGACTGGTTCACCGAGGGCGAGCGAAGGGCTGCTTCCGACGCGAACCGCGCCTTCCTGCTGGAAGCGGCGGCGGAGCTTGGCGCCGCCCAGATCAAGACGGTGGGTGAATTGTTCCTGGCCCCCGGCCCGGCTTCCGTATCGTCCTGGCCGCTGGAGAAGGTGGGCGACGATTTCGGCCAGCTCTGCCGCGAGGCGGCCAAGGCGGGCACGCGCGTCAGCATCGAACTGGTGCCGGGCGCGGCGATTCAGGATCTGGAAACCGGACGGCGCGTGGTGGATCATGCGAGCGAGCCGAACGGCGGCCTGCTGATCGACATCTGGCACATGGCGCGGGGCGGGATTTCCTATGACGATGTCGCCAATCTTCCGCCCTATCTGGTGACGGCGGTGGAAGTGGACGACGCGATGAAGCAGCAGGTCGGCACCATTTTCGAGGATACGATCAACAACCGCAAGCTGCCGGGCGAAGGCGAGCTGGACGTGCCCGCGTTTCTGCACAGCATCATGCTGACCGGCTATCAGGGTGTATACGGGATCGAGATCGTATCGGACGAGCACCGCCGCCGCACGCTGGAGGACGCGGCGCGAAGCTCCTTCGATTCAACCATGGCGCAATTCGAAAAGGCGCGGAGCCTAGGGTCGGGACCTGTTGATGGCGTGAGCCGTGGTGGCGCATCGGCGGGCTGA